From the genome of Scytonema hofmannii PCC 7110, one region includes:
- a CDS encoding clan AA aspartic protease: MIHGTVVGLQARINIILRSSGRADVEIECVVDTGFEGALTLPPHMVTALDLPYVTRISANLANDMNVMTQVYLATIIWHGVEREVVVLAMGRRPLIGTALIKDYHLSVDFYEGGSVVIDEIL, translated from the coding sequence GTGATACACGGAACTGTTGTTGGACTTCAGGCAAGAATCAATATTATTCTCCGTTCTTCGGGACGAGCGGATGTAGAAATAGAGTGTGTTGTCGATACAGGTTTTGAAGGAGCTTTAACCTTACCGCCTCATATGGTTACTGCTCTCGATCTGCCCTATGTCACTCGTATCAGTGCCAATCTTGCTAATGACATGAATGTCATGACACAGGTTTATCTAGCAACTATTATTTGGCATGGGGTAGAGCGTGAGGTTGTGGTGCTGGCAATGGGTCGCCGTCCACTGATTGGGACTGCACTAATCAAGGATTATCACCTCAGTGTAGACTTTTACGAAGGTGGTTCAGTTGTGATTGATGAAATTTTGTAA